The Dioscorea cayenensis subsp. rotundata cultivar TDr96_F1 chromosome 11, TDr96_F1_v2_PseudoChromosome.rev07_lg8_w22 25.fasta, whole genome shotgun sequence genomic interval agttttaaatttatcatcaaagatcaaaccaaactcaatccaatatataaccaaagttcaaaattgaaattacaaatcaaaccgGTCAATTGGTCTCGACCACGGGTCAATCGGTTCGACCGCCGGGTCAATCGGTCCCGATCACTGGTCAACCGGGCCTAACCACCGGGTCAAAGCGGGTCAATGCGGTCGAACGGGTTGATTGCATAACCGGCTCCACTTTAAAGCACCCGGACCGGCTCAAGCACCGGGTCACCGGTCAATCCCGGTCCCGATCACCGGCCGGTCCCGGGTTTGATAACTATGGTtaagagagtgagtgacaattGTTTGTACTaatctattttcacctcttttagtggattatttatctccCGGCTCGACCCTCGGATGTAGCCATGGACCGAACCCAGCTActaatcttgtgtgtctccttcttgtttggtttgtgtgagctttCTATAAGtatttgagtgttctctaaaccacaaatcacatcGGCAAAACtaaccattattattattattattttaataatctaagggcattaaagtaattttaaacTTTATGCTATCATTGTAAGTGATTATATAAAACTCTTATACACAATGACTGcaaaagcaaaacatgaaataaagcaaATGAATTAATTTTACCTTAGGATTGCATTGAGCTCTCTCTGATGCAAGAGCTGAACAGCATTGAACTCACTCTTAGCTAATTCAAACACCACATCTTTGCATCCTCTTTCATCATCTTGGTGCATGCTAATATATCTTCTAGCTTTATATCTTTGTATGCTCATATGATAAGGGTGCTCTAATGTTTCCTTCACTTGATTTGCATGCTTATTATCCAACCATTCAATAGAATCCCAAAGATGCTTACTTGAAAACTCCTTGCCTTTTCTTAGTATATCTTCTCCAATGTTTAAATGTGAAGCTTCATACAAGCTCATCAAACCTTTTATATCCTTACTTGAAGCTAGTTTAAACTCTCCATTCTTATCAATGAACTTCTTGAGCATCTCTACAAattaatacatatttttatagttaaataaaatttaatggaGTTGAtatgcaagaagaagaagaagaagaacttacTTGGAGATACACTATAACCATGCTCTCTGAATAATCTAAAGAAAAGAGAGGATTCAAACAAGTTATGACGTCCATGATCTCTTTGATGAGTAAAGTTGTCATAAATGGATGATAAGGTTGAGCCAATTTCCTCCTTGAAAAGATGATCAAGTCCCATGTATTGAAGTGTGTCTATTAACACCATGGATTGCAATGGAGTCTTGTTGCCTTCTTTGGAGAATAACATGTCTCTCACCATTGATATGTTCTTTGAATGATTGATTTGTAAAACACTCTACACATGACCAAACGAAACatttatgtaattaaagatAAAGTGTCTGATATTTGAGCACTATACCATGCATACATGAGAGAGATTTTCAACCACTTGTTTTTTGAATTGATTTCTGTCTAATATCATCT includes:
- the LOC120271501 gene encoding (3S,6E)-nerolidol synthase 1-like isoform X3 yields the protein MVRDMLFSKEGNKTPLQSMVLIDTLQYMGLDHLFKEEIGSTLSSIYDNFTHQRDHGRHNLFESSLFFRLFREHGYSVSPKMLKKFIDKNGEFKLASSKDIKGLMSLYEASHLNIGEDILRKGKEFSSKHLWDSIEWLDNKHANQVKETLEHPYHMSIQRYKARRYISMHQDDERGCKDVVFELAKSEFNAVQLLHQRELNAILSWWKKAGLAQELSFVRDQPLKWYMWPLTMVPQPHHSKCRIELTKAIAFIYIIDDIFDVYGTLDELSLFTQAINKWDISAINNLPNYMKVCFNALYNVTNEIAEITLKEYGWNPINTLSKSWGKLCNAFLQEAKWFASKQIPNKDEYLRNAVTSSGVFIGLFCAFGMI